The Hevea brasiliensis isolate MT/VB/25A 57/8 chromosome 1, ASM3005281v1, whole genome shotgun sequence genome has a window encoding:
- the LOC110667632 gene encoding receptor-like protein 14 — MELALVKCFMLCLVIILLRGKGHNGCNKVERMALLEFKSSLYKPQRHGRIPNFLLPSWIDDPQSDCCSWERVTCNHTTSHVIELSLDNAYHDLPFFSSSLVNMSMFQPLKELRILNLSYNGFDAGSESLARLEKLEILDLSHNSLDESIMPSLGGLTSLKKLILSQNAFGIYPKQGISNLS; from the exons ATGGAGTTGGCCCTGGTGAAGTGCTTTATGCTATGTTTAGTCATTATCCTGCTTCGAGGCAAAGGACACAATGGTTGCAATAAAGTGGAGAGAATGGCTCTCTTAGAATTCAAGTCATCTCTTTATAAACCACAACGTCATGGTCGTATTCCTAACTTCCTCCTCCCCTCGTGGATAGATGATCCGCAGAGTGATTGCTGTAGCTGGGAGCGAGTCACGTGCAACCATACCACAAGTCACGTGATCGAGCTCTCCTTGGACAACGCTTATCATGATCTTCCCTTTTTCTCGTCGTCGCTAGTGAATATGTCCATGTTCCAGCCACTGAAAGAGCTCAGAATCCTTAATTTATCTTACAATGGATTTGATGCTG GTTCTGAAAGTTTGGCAAGACTGGAAAAGCTAGAGATTTTGGATCTTAGTCATAACAGCTTGGATGAAAGCATCATGCCATCACTGGGTGGACTCACATCCCTTAAGAAACTAATTCTATCACAAAACGCGTTTGGTATCTATCCTAAACAAGGTATTTCTAATTTATCATAA